The proteins below come from a single Nostoc sp. KVJ3 genomic window:
- a CDS encoding DUF790 family protein codes for MLPTDLLMHRQNGEEIIPKRLKIDRVTSELAIELINYFQSAVGKTQGVLERQLTDFEGDSTDYRVKRGLAYILKSSFCTFEVVSPLEPQMLRERVFSLAAKSVSSRESTQVTLSKIADELTQELEREVLLEQVRNGLYADLSENKILTVFDAPIAPDLLNRYNLSQVQGVFYKASQLVLNAHRNVPGEYKLLFRYLKLFQLMAYIEGDADHGFTITIDGPTSLFNPSTRYGLAIAKLIPALLHVTKWSLSSILQTRDAYTNSWKTGRFTLNSECGLVSHYPPGKPYDSMLEASFADKWDALKSGWALEREVDLIPIPGSVMIPDFRLVHSDGRTFLLEIVGYWRPEYLQKKFSQVRRAGRDDLILAISERLNLEKAGVKLNDVPARIVWFKDKLLPKAVLAVMD; via the coding sequence ATGTTACCGACAGATTTACTGATGCATCGCCAAAACGGGGAGGAGATCATTCCGAAGAGACTGAAGATTGATCGGGTAACTTCGGAGTTGGCGATTGAGTTAATTAATTATTTTCAATCAGCTGTGGGGAAGACTCAAGGTGTGCTTGAGCGACAATTGACTGATTTTGAAGGAGATTCTACAGATTATCGGGTGAAGCGAGGATTAGCTTATATTCTCAAAAGCAGTTTTTGCACTTTTGAGGTGGTTAGTCCTTTGGAACCACAAATGTTAAGAGAACGGGTGTTTTCTCTGGCTGCAAAGTCTGTTTCTAGTCGAGAATCAACACAAGTTACTTTGAGTAAGATTGCTGATGAGTTAACTCAAGAACTTGAACGGGAAGTTTTATTGGAACAGGTTCGGAATGGATTATATGCTGATTTATCAGAGAATAAAATTTTGACTGTTTTTGACGCACCAATAGCGCCAGATTTGTTAAATCGATATAACTTATCTCAGGTTCAGGGTGTGTTTTATAAGGCCAGCCAACTTGTGTTAAATGCTCATCGGAATGTTCCGGGTGAATATAAGCTGTTATTTCGCTATCTAAAGTTGTTTCAATTGATGGCTTATATTGAGGGGGATGCTGACCACGGGTTTACAATTACGATAGACGGGCCGACGAGTTTGTTTAATCCTAGTACGCGATATGGGTTAGCGATCGCTAAACTTATTCCGGCTTTACTTCACGTTACTAAATGGAGTCTTTCTTCCATTCTTCAAACCCGCGACGCTTATACAAATAGTTGGAAAACTGGACGTTTCACTCTCAATTCTGAATGTGGTTTGGTATCCCATTATCCACCGGGGAAACCCTACGATAGTATGCTAGAAGCATCCTTTGCTGACAAATGGGATGCTTTAAAAAGTGGTTGGGCGTTAGAGCGAGAAGTTGATTTGATCCCAATTCCCGGTAGCGTGATGATTCCCGATTTCCGCTTGGTGCATTCTGATGGACGCACTTTCTTATTAGAAATTGTTGGTTATTGGCGGCCAGAATATTTACAAAAGAAGTTTTCTCAGGTGCGGCGGGCTGGACGTGATGACTTAATTTTGGCTATTTCTGAGCGGCTTAATTTAGAAAAGGCGGGAGTAAAATTAAATGATGTTCCCGCGAGAATTGTTTGGTTTAAAGATAAGTTATTGCCGAAAGCTGTGTTAGCGGTGATGGATTGA